A DNA window from Hydrogenophaga taeniospiralis contains the following coding sequences:
- a CDS encoding APC family permease, protein MNTASTSLSSSGPAPGTESSLRSGRLGVIGIVFFVVAAASPLVGMTGALPAAILLGNGAAAPGAYLLAGLILLLFSVGYAAMSHQVTNSGAFFAYIGRGMGLHLGVGSAFVSLLAYLAIHLSIFGFFGGLMAEQAGGLPWWGWSLVAWAAVTWLSLRSVDVGAHVLGLLMGLELLSLVVTAVAIFVQGGPEGWNFAASFSPANILAGGLAGSAGIALAFAFASFVGFEATAIYGEESVDPKRTVPLATYVAVVLITVLFAFTSFAVVSGLGAGKVMDRVVELSSVDGAPLVNPANVLFTLAGQYVGDWLSALMKSLVLSSLFAAMLAFQNSAARYLFALGRGGTLPAALAKVNPRGAPSAGSIIVSVITAAVIALFAVAGLDPILNMFFWFSGLAVVSILLIEILVCLAVIAWFRRVPGDANLFQSLIAPVLATVGLSVGLYLLLARFGLLTGAVAEGMDPTTTSWAMNGLGWFMALMPFGVLVLGYFFAIVRHKENKELIQDVIS, encoded by the coding sequence ATGAACACCGCCTCCACTTCACTTTCATCGTCCGGGCCCGCCCCGGGCACCGAGTCCTCCCTGCGTTCCGGCCGCCTGGGCGTGATCGGCATCGTCTTCTTCGTGGTCGCCGCCGCTTCGCCGCTGGTGGGCATGACCGGGGCACTGCCCGCTGCCATCCTGCTGGGCAACGGCGCCGCCGCGCCGGGCGCCTACCTGCTGGCGGGTCTGATCCTGCTGCTGTTCAGCGTGGGTTATGCCGCCATGAGCCACCAGGTGACCAACTCCGGCGCGTTCTTCGCCTACATCGGTCGCGGCATGGGCCTGCACCTGGGCGTGGGCTCGGCCTTCGTCTCGCTGCTGGCCTACCTGGCCATCCACTTGTCGATCTTCGGCTTCTTCGGTGGACTGATGGCCGAGCAGGCCGGGGGGCTGCCCTGGTGGGGCTGGTCCCTGGTGGCGTGGGCCGCGGTGACCTGGTTGTCGCTGCGCAGTGTCGACGTGGGGGCGCACGTGCTGGGTCTGTTGATGGGGCTGGAGCTCCTGAGCCTGGTGGTCACTGCGGTGGCGATCTTCGTGCAGGGTGGCCCGGAGGGGTGGAATTTTGCGGCGTCCTTCAGCCCGGCCAACATCCTGGCCGGTGGTCTGGCGGGCTCCGCCGGCATCGCGCTGGCCTTCGCGTTCGCCTCTTTCGTGGGCTTCGAAGCCACCGCCATCTACGGTGAAGAATCGGTCGACCCCAAGCGCACCGTGCCGCTGGCCACGTACGTCGCCGTGGTGCTGATCACCGTCCTGTTCGCCTTCACCTCGTTTGCGGTGGTCAGTGGCCTGGGCGCTGGCAAGGTGATGGACCGTGTGGTCGAGCTGTCGTCGGTCGACGGCGCGCCCCTGGTCAATCCCGCCAATGTGCTGTTCACGCTGGCCGGCCAGTATGTGGGTGACTGGCTGTCTGCGCTGATGAAGAGCCTGGTGCTCTCCAGCCTGTTTGCCGCCATGCTGGCGTTCCAGAACTCCGCCGCGCGCTACCTGTTTGCCCTGGGCCGTGGCGGCACCCTGCCGGCCGCACTGGCCAAGGTCAACCCGCGCGGTGCACCGTCGGCCGGCTCGATCATCGTCTCGGTGATCACCGCTGCTGTCATTGCGCTCTTTGCGGTGGCGGGCCTGGACCCCATCCTCAACATGTTCTTCTGGTTCTCCGGTCTGGCGGTGGTCTCCATCCTGCTGATCGAGATCCTGGTCTGTCTGGCGGTGATCGCCTGGTTCCGCCGGGTGCCCGGCGATGCGAACCTCTTCCAGTCGCTGATTGCGCCGGTGCTGGCCACCGTCGGTCTGTCGGTCGGGCTCTACCTCCTGTTGGCACGGTTCGGCCTGCTGACGGGGGCCGTCGCCGAAGGCATGGACCCGACGACCACCTCCTGGGCCATGAATGGTCTGGGCTGGTTCATGGCGCTGATGCCCTTTGGGGTGCTCGTGCTGGGCTACTTCTTCGCGATCGTTCGCCACAAGGAGAACAAGGAACTGATCCAGGACGTGATCTCCTGA
- a CDS encoding NAD-dependent succinate-semialdehyde dehydrogenase: protein MTAHYPALSLHVAGQWLSSGSGGERPVINPADEASLGMLPLAGPAELAAAAESAQRGFEQWRRVRPHDRYVILRRAAELLRQRADEIATVLTLEQGKPLAEAKREVLLSADIIDVQAEEGKRLYGRGVAPRVDGILSHTVTRVPVGPVAAFTPWNFPVNLPSRKLGSALAAGCSVVLKPAEETPGSAMLLVRCFLDAGVPADAINLVWGDPALVSSFLIERPEIAKVSVTGSVAVGKLLGEQAARHVKRFTGELGGHAPVIVADDMCEGSALDFVLKQSVSAKYRNAGQVCASPIRFYVPRAQLAVFSERFAAAAQKLQLGSGLDAATQMGPLTHARRIEDMERFVDDAVGQGARLLTGGHRVQRPGFFFEPTVFAEAPASTRVMQQEPFGPIAVIQPYDTLDGAIEEANALPYGLGAYAFTRDLHTAHRLGEGIEAGMVGINHFGVSQPELPFGGIRESGIGHEQGPEGITHYTEIKTITVGQPF, encoded by the coding sequence ATGACTGCCCACTACCCTGCTCTTTCACTTCACGTGGCCGGCCAATGGCTGTCCAGCGGATCGGGCGGCGAACGCCCGGTGATCAACCCAGCCGACGAAGCCTCGCTGGGCATGCTGCCCCTGGCCGGCCCGGCCGAGCTGGCGGCCGCCGCCGAATCGGCCCAGCGCGGTTTTGAACAATGGCGCCGCGTGCGCCCGCACGACCGCTACGTCATCCTGCGCCGCGCGGCCGAACTGCTGCGCCAGCGCGCCGATGAGATCGCCACGGTGCTCACGCTCGAACAGGGCAAGCCGCTGGCCGAAGCCAAGCGTGAGGTGCTGCTCTCGGCCGACATCATCGATGTCCAGGCCGAAGAGGGCAAACGCCTCTATGGCCGCGGCGTGGCGCCGCGGGTGGACGGCATCCTCTCGCACACCGTCACCCGCGTGCCGGTGGGCCCGGTGGCGGCGTTCACGCCCTGGAACTTCCCGGTCAACCTGCCCAGCCGCAAGCTCGGCAGCGCGCTGGCCGCGGGCTGCAGCGTGGTGCTCAAGCCGGCCGAAGAAACGCCGGGCAGCGCCATGCTGCTGGTGCGTTGCTTCCTCGACGCGGGGGTTCCCGCCGACGCGATCAACCTCGTGTGGGGCGATCCGGCGCTGGTGTCTTCGTTCCTGATCGAGCGGCCCGAGATCGCCAAGGTCTCGGTCACCGGCTCGGTGGCCGTCGGCAAGCTGCTGGGCGAGCAGGCCGCGCGCCACGTCAAGCGCTTCACCGGCGAGCTGGGCGGCCACGCGCCGGTCATCGTGGCCGATGACATGTGCGAAGGCAGCGCCCTGGACTTCGTGCTCAAGCAGTCGGTCAGCGCCAAGTACCGCAACGCGGGCCAGGTCTGCGCCTCGCCGATCCGCTTCTACGTGCCGCGCGCGCAACTGGCCGTCTTCAGCGAACGTTTCGCCGCCGCCGCGCAGAAGCTGCAGCTCGGTTCGGGCCTGGACGCTGCCACCCAGATGGGACCGCTGACGCACGCGCGCCGCATCGAGGACATGGAGCGCTTCGTGGACGATGCCGTGGGCCAGGGCGCGCGCCTGCTCACCGGCGGCCACCGTGTGCAGCGGCCCGGCTTCTTCTTCGAACCCACCGTCTTCGCCGAAGCCCCGGCCAGCACGCGGGTGATGCAGCAGGAGCCCTTTGGCCCGATCGCCGTGATCCAGCCCTACGACACGCTGGACGGCGCGATCGAAGAGGCCAACGCGCTGCCCTACGGCCTGGGCGCCTACGCCTTCACGCGCGACCTGCACACCGCGCATCGGCTGGGCGAGGGCATCGAGGCTGGCATGGTCGGCATCAACCACTTCGGCGTCTCGCAGCCCGAGCTGCCCTTCGGCGGCATCCGCGAGAGCGGCATCGGCCACGAACAGGGCCCCGAGGGCATCACGCACTACACCGAAATCAAAACCATCACGGTAGGCCAACCGTTCTGA
- a CDS encoding aminotransferase class III-fold pyridoxal phosphate-dependent enzyme, with amino-acid sequence MNSIEQLKADNAEFLWHPMAHPAAMKKTKPDIVARGEGCWIWDVDGHKLLDGVGGLWASNLGHSATAVRDAIVAQLDELPFYNTFRGTSHPRAIELSARLVKLMEPDGVASVMFSSGGSDAVETALKLARQYHKLRGEKDRFKFISLRQGYHGVHFGGMSVNGNTNFRRAYEPLLPGCFHIDTPWLYRNPYTDDPLELGEICAELLEREIVFQGPDTVAAFIAEPVQGAGGVIVPPANYWPLVRKICDKHGVLLIADEVVTGFGRTGHLFGTRLWGVNADLWCLAKGISSGYVPLGATAISAKVAKVFDDDKTGQAAVGHGYTYSAHPVGAAAALATLDEIQRLDVPGNAGRVGAVMQERLRKLEQTCSFVGNVRGVGLMLGIEMVDDKALRTPMPRSSDIPARVAKEAYRRGLMVRISGPNLILSPPLVISADEVNHLCDVLEASFAAVEATL; translated from the coding sequence ATGAACAGCATCGAACAACTCAAAGCCGACAACGCCGAGTTCCTCTGGCACCCCATGGCGCACCCGGCGGCCATGAAGAAGACCAAGCCCGACATTGTGGCTCGCGGTGAGGGCTGCTGGATCTGGGACGTGGACGGCCACAAGCTGCTGGACGGCGTGGGCGGCCTGTGGGCCAGCAACCTGGGCCACAGCGCCACGGCGGTGCGCGACGCCATCGTGGCCCAGCTCGACGAGCTGCCCTTCTACAACACCTTCCGCGGCACCTCGCACCCGCGCGCCATCGAACTCTCGGCCCGGCTGGTCAAGCTGATGGAGCCCGACGGCGTGGCCAGCGTGATGTTCTCCAGCGGCGGCTCGGACGCGGTGGAGACTGCGCTCAAGCTGGCGCGCCAGTACCACAAGCTGCGCGGCGAGAAGGACCGCTTCAAGTTCATCAGCCTGCGACAGGGCTACCACGGCGTGCACTTTGGTGGCATGAGCGTCAACGGCAACACCAACTTCCGCCGCGCCTACGAGCCGCTGCTGCCCGGTTGCTTCCACATCGACACGCCTTGGCTCTACCGCAACCCCTACACCGACGACCCGCTGGAGCTGGGCGAGATCTGCGCCGAGCTGCTGGAGCGCGAGATCGTCTTCCAGGGGCCGGACACCGTGGCGGCTTTCATCGCCGAGCCGGTGCAGGGCGCGGGCGGCGTGATCGTGCCGCCGGCCAACTACTGGCCCCTGGTGCGCAAGATCTGCGACAAGCACGGCGTGCTGCTGATCGCCGACGAGGTGGTCACCGGCTTCGGCCGCACCGGCCATTTGTTCGGCACCCGGCTGTGGGGCGTGAACGCGGACCTGTGGTGCCTGGCCAAGGGCATCAGCTCGGGCTACGTGCCGCTGGGCGCCACGGCCATCTCGGCCAAGGTGGCGAAAGTGTTCGACGACGACAAGACCGGCCAGGCCGCCGTGGGCCACGGCTACACCTACAGTGCGCACCCGGTGGGTGCGGCCGCCGCGCTGGCCACGCTGGACGAAATTCAACGGCTGGACGTGCCGGGCAACGCGGGCCGCGTGGGCGCCGTGATGCAGGAGCGCTTGCGCAAACTGGAGCAGACCTGCAGCTTCGTCGGCAACGTGCGCGGCGTGGGCTTGATGCTGGGCATCGAGATGGTGGACGACAAGGCCCTGCGCACGCCCATGCCGCGCAGCAGCGACATCCCGGCGCGGGTGGCGAAAGAGGCCTACCGGCGCGGCCTGATGGTGCGCATCTCCGGCCCCAACCTCATCCTCTCGCCGCCGCTGGTGATCTCGGCCGACGAGGTGAACCACCTGTGCGACGTGCTGGAGGCGTCGTTCGCGGCGGTGGAGGCGACGCTGTGA
- a CDS encoding Tm-1-like ATP-binding domain-containing protein, with protein MSPTRAGRAPVILLIGTVDTKSDEIAFLRESVEHCGGTALVMDVGVLGRGGFTPDILNSEVAAAAGVTLQQVMETGDENTSMKLMADGAALIANQWYLEGRFDGLLALGGTMGTDLALDVTNRLPLGVPKVVLSTIAYSPLIPPDRIPPDLIMRLWAGGLYGLNRLCKSALSQAAGAVVGACQARRVDADPRPVVGMTSLGSSALSYMKKLKPALEARGYELAVFHTTGMGGRAFEDLARRGYFAAVMDFSLQELVNDLAGSCVSAGSERLLGAGRAGVPQIVAPGATDMVDFAAWTRCPERFAGRAVHDHNRLIASVCVDHDMRRSVARAISDRLAEATGPTCLLLPTGGVEQWDRPGEALHDPEGLKAFVDEMCHVVSPNTVFQPVDAHINDEAFVQAALKVFDAWVVAGLVPAGVVDAAEARKTA; from the coding sequence GTGAGCCCCACCAGAGCGGGTCGCGCGCCGGTCATCCTGCTGATCGGCACCGTCGACACCAAGAGCGACGAGATCGCCTTCCTGCGCGAGTCGGTCGAACACTGCGGCGGCACGGCCCTGGTGATGGACGTGGGCGTGCTCGGCCGGGGTGGTTTCACGCCCGACATCCTCAACAGCGAGGTGGCGGCTGCCGCGGGCGTGACGCTGCAGCAGGTGATGGAGACGGGCGACGAGAACACCTCCATGAAGCTCATGGCCGACGGAGCCGCCCTGATTGCCAACCAGTGGTACCTGGAAGGCCGTTTCGACGGCCTGCTGGCCCTGGGCGGCACCATGGGCACCGACCTCGCGCTGGACGTGACCAACCGCCTGCCGCTGGGGGTGCCCAAGGTCGTGCTCTCCACCATCGCGTATTCGCCGCTGATCCCGCCCGACCGCATCCCGCCCGATCTCATCATGCGGCTGTGGGCCGGCGGCCTCTACGGTCTGAACCGCCTGTGCAAGTCGGCGCTGAGCCAGGCCGCGGGCGCGGTGGTGGGCGCCTGCCAGGCGCGCCGGGTCGACGCCGACCCGCGCCCCGTGGTGGGCATGACCTCGCTGGGCAGCAGTGCGCTGTCTTATATGAAGAAGCTCAAGCCGGCGCTGGAGGCGCGCGGCTACGAGCTGGCGGTGTTCCACACCACCGGCATGGGCGGGCGCGCGTTCGAAGACCTGGCGCGGCGCGGCTACTTTGCCGCGGTGATGGACTTCAGCCTGCAGGAGCTGGTGAACGACCTGGCCGGCAGCTGTGTGAGCGCCGGCAGCGAGCGCCTGCTGGGGGCGGGCCGCGCCGGCGTGCCGCAGATCGTGGCACCGGGCGCCACCGACATGGTGGACTTCGCCGCCTGGACGCGCTGCCCCGAGCGCTTCGCCGGGCGCGCCGTGCACGACCACAACCGCCTGATCGCCTCGGTCTGCGTGGACCACGACATGCGCCGCAGCGTGGCGCGCGCCATCAGCGACCGGCTGGCCGAAGCCACCGGCCCCACCTGCCTGCTGCTGCCCACGGGTGGCGTGGAGCAGTGGGACCGGCCCGGCGAGGCCCTGCACGACCCCGAGGGCCTGAAAGCCTTTGTGGACGAGATGTGCCACGTGGTCTCGCCCAACACCGTGTTCCAGCCGGTGGACGCGCACATCAACGACGAGGCCTTTGTGCAGGCCGCGCTCAAGGTGTTCGACGCCTGGGTGGTGGCCGGGCTGGTGCCTGCCGGGGTGGTGGATGCCGCTGAAGCAAGGAAGACCGCATGA
- a CDS encoding HAD family hydrolase — protein sequence MTAQALVLDFGGVISRMLFETHPLTEQALGLPPGTLTWRGPFDPASDPLWQAMQADKLSERDYWMARTREVGRLVGEEWDSMETFVQRARGADVEAVIRPEAVATIEAAKAAGKRLAILSNELDLFYGADFRKRLPLLQMFDVIVDATYTGILKPDPRAYAAVTEALGLPAGECVFVDDQKRNADGGVKAGMRVVHFDVLQPATSFAMARRLLGISR from the coding sequence ATGACCGCGCAAGCCTTGGTGCTCGATTTCGGCGGCGTCATCAGCCGCATGCTGTTTGAAACGCACCCCCTGACCGAACAGGCGCTGGGCCTGCCGCCCGGCACGCTCACCTGGCGCGGCCCCTTCGACCCCGCCTCCGACCCGCTCTGGCAGGCCATGCAGGCGGACAAGCTCAGCGAGCGCGACTACTGGATGGCCCGCACCCGCGAGGTCGGCCGTCTCGTTGGCGAAGAGTGGGATTCGATGGAAACCTTCGTGCAGCGCGCACGCGGCGCCGACGTGGAGGCCGTGATCCGCCCCGAGGCGGTGGCCACCATCGAGGCAGCCAAAGCCGCCGGCAAGCGCCTGGCCATCCTCTCCAACGAGCTGGACCTGTTCTACGGCGCCGATTTCCGCAAGCGCCTGCCGCTGCTGCAGATGTTCGACGTGATCGTGGACGCCACCTACACCGGCATCCTCAAGCCCGACCCGCGCGCCTACGCGGCCGTGACCGAGGCGCTGGGGCTGCCCGCTGGCGAATGTGTGTTCGTCGATGACCAGAAGCGCAACGCCGACGGCGGCGTGAAGGCCGGCATGCGGGTGGTGCATTTCGATGTGCTGCAGCCGGCCACGTCGTTTGCGATGGCCCGGAGACTGTTGGGGATCAGTCGCTGA
- a CDS encoding ABC transporter substrate-binding protein, which produces MKHHALVVALASALAAAHPLHAQESDQGPIVVGAVSSLTGPGASDASTLAARMYFDAVNAAGGIQGRRIEYRVIDDQMHPTKAQQAATLLAGDPRVIALAGGSSVLECAVNQQRYATAGLFNLPGAGVDPACFSSTHIAPVNTGPYVATATALTFAHTVLRHERICVVSPALPGMTEAFEKTVKDWTQRSKAPAPSLDVYRLEDPLPPLVQRVAARQCQVIVYTGPGGPAIGWVLASRQVMPKVPVVMLTSAYTSQAAKALANAGDGLYAMAEFDPWSSGSLQIMGWRRLLIARQIEPSSLSQGGHIAAQVLVNTLQGMHGPIHRASVSQALETMAPWRSGMMDQPFKVGTNGQHQLNRSALPMKLEAGRWRIAHARWISD; this is translated from the coding sequence ATGAAACACCATGCTCTGGTCGTGGCCCTGGCCTCGGCGCTGGCTGCGGCCCATCCCCTGCACGCCCAGGAGAGCGACCAAGGCCCGATCGTGGTGGGCGCCGTGAGCAGCCTCACTGGGCCGGGGGCCTCAGACGCCAGCACCCTGGCGGCCCGGATGTATTTCGACGCGGTCAACGCCGCCGGTGGCATCCAGGGCCGGCGCATCGAATACCGCGTGATCGACGACCAGATGCATCCCACCAAGGCACAGCAGGCGGCCACCCTGCTGGCGGGTGACCCTCGCGTGATCGCACTCGCCGGCGGGTCCAGCGTGCTCGAATGTGCGGTGAACCAGCAACGCTACGCCACGGCCGGTCTGTTCAACCTGCCCGGCGCCGGGGTGGACCCGGCGTGTTTTTCGTCGACGCACATTGCACCGGTGAACACGGGCCCCTATGTGGCCACCGCGACGGCCCTCACGTTCGCGCACACGGTGCTGCGCCACGAGCGCATCTGCGTCGTCTCGCCCGCGCTGCCGGGCATGACCGAGGCCTTCGAGAAAACGGTCAAGGACTGGACGCAGCGCTCGAAAGCGCCCGCGCCTTCACTGGACGTGTACCGGCTCGAAGACCCGTTGCCCCCGCTGGTGCAGCGGGTGGCGGCCCGCCAGTGCCAGGTCATCGTGTACACCGGCCCCGGCGGCCCCGCCATCGGCTGGGTGCTGGCAAGCCGCCAGGTGATGCCCAAGGTCCCGGTGGTGATGCTCACGTCCGCCTACACCTCGCAGGCGGCCAAGGCACTGGCGAATGCGGGCGATGGCCTCTACGCCATGGCCGAGTTCGACCCATGGTCCAGCGGCTCGCTGCAGATCATGGGCTGGCGGCGCCTGTTGATCGCCCGCCAGATCGAGCCCAGTTCGCTTTCGCAGGGCGGCCACATCGCGGCGCAGGTGCTGGTAAACACGCTGCAGGGCATGCACGGCCCCATCCACCGGGCCAGCGTGTCTCAAGCCCTTGAGACCATGGCGCCCTGGCGCAGCGGCATGATGGACCAACCCTTCAAGGTCGGCACCAACGGGCAGCACCAGCTCAACCGCAGCGCGCTGCCGATGAAGCTGGAAGCGGGCAGGTGGCGCATCGCCCACGCCCGGTGGATCAGCGACTGA
- a CDS encoding branched-chain amino acid ABC transporter permease, translated as MKTSTWSPLAWTLPCAVVAWLAPQWLDAGLMRLASEVLLAICLAQMWNLLAGYGGLMSLGHQLFIGVGAYALFDLAQRTGVSPFWLLPLTGLAGALCAALIAPALFRLRDAYFAIGIWVVAEVVALLVSKTAALGGNAGLTLDMSALDDIELFGQMSFWLACALGIVSVAGLQLLMRSRLGLAMTAVRDNEVAARSVGIDVQRVRLIAFVISGGMSALAGAVYFMGGMFLVPSSAFDVNWVVMMLFATLIGGIGTIGGPVIGVLIWFGLREVLATSLGISGGWYLIAMGAVAVVVSLYAPRGLLGLRLPASARRATS; from the coding sequence ATGAAAACCTCAACCTGGTCTCCCCTGGCCTGGACCCTGCCCTGCGCCGTGGTCGCCTGGCTCGCACCGCAGTGGCTGGACGCGGGCCTGATGCGCCTGGCCAGCGAGGTGCTGCTGGCCATCTGCCTGGCGCAGATGTGGAACCTGCTGGCCGGCTACGGCGGCCTGATGTCGCTGGGCCACCAGCTGTTCATCGGCGTCGGCGCCTACGCGCTGTTCGATCTGGCGCAGCGCACCGGCGTCTCGCCCTTCTGGCTGCTGCCGCTCACCGGCCTGGCCGGCGCGCTGTGCGCGGCGCTGATCGCGCCCGCCCTGTTCCGCCTGCGCGACGCCTACTTCGCCATCGGCATCTGGGTGGTGGCCGAAGTCGTGGCGCTGCTCGTCTCCAAGACGGCGGCGCTCGGCGGCAACGCCGGCCTGACGCTGGACATGTCGGCGCTGGACGACATCGAGCTCTTCGGGCAGATGAGCTTCTGGCTCGCCTGCGCGCTGGGCATCGTCTCGGTGGCCGGCCTGCAACTGCTGATGCGCTCGCGCCTGGGCCTGGCCATGACCGCCGTGCGCGACAACGAGGTGGCCGCGCGCAGCGTGGGCATCGACGTGCAGCGGGTGCGCCTGATCGCCTTCGTCATCTCCGGCGGCATGAGCGCGCTGGCGGGCGCGGTGTATTTCATGGGCGGCATGTTCCTGGTGCCCAGTTCGGCCTTCGACGTGAACTGGGTCGTGATGATGCTGTTCGCCACACTCATCGGCGGCATCGGCACCATCGGCGGCCCGGTGATCGGCGTGCTGATCTGGTTCGGCCTGCGGGAGGTTCTGGCCACGTCGCTGGGCATCTCCGGTGGCTGGTACCTGATCGCGATGGGCGCCGTGGCCGTGGTGGTCAGCCTCTATGCGCCGCGCGGCCTGCTGGGCCTGCGCCTCCCGGCATCGGCCAGAAGGGCGACTTCATGA
- a CDS encoding branched-chain amino acid ABC transporter permease, whose translation MDWLSTLINGLLLGGLYALFGLGLALVFGVMRVVNLAHGEFIVLGAYAGFFLVGWFSAVPVWLMLVPVVLIGYTFGWLLQATLLNRAVRSGNVLTPLVLTFGLSVLLRNGMVEVFGADSRAVDAGALGSASMDLLGISVGVYPVLMLLLALALFASLQWVLQHTEFGRTVRATADFPDVVRLMGVKPERVFCQVMGLAAAFAMGAGYLLAQRTLFTPFSGVERMLVAFEVVIIGGLGSFWGAIAGGLVLGVAQLFGQRIDSNAGSLYAHLLFLITLMVRPKGLAGGRA comes from the coding sequence ATGGACTGGCTATCGACCTTGATCAACGGCCTGCTGCTCGGCGGCCTGTACGCGCTGTTCGGCCTGGGCCTGGCGCTGGTGTTTGGCGTGATGCGGGTGGTGAACCTGGCGCACGGCGAATTCATCGTGCTCGGCGCCTACGCCGGCTTCTTTCTGGTGGGCTGGTTCAGCGCCGTGCCGGTGTGGCTCATGCTGGTTCCGGTGGTGCTGATCGGCTACACCTTCGGCTGGCTGCTGCAGGCCACGCTGCTCAACCGCGCGGTGCGTTCGGGCAATGTGCTGACCCCGCTGGTGCTGACCTTCGGCCTCTCGGTGCTGCTGCGCAACGGCATGGTGGAAGTCTTTGGCGCCGACTCGCGCGCGGTGGACGCCGGCGCGCTGGGCAGCGCGAGCATGGACCTGCTCGGCATCTCGGTGGGCGTGTACCCGGTGCTGATGCTGCTGCTGGCGCTGGCCCTGTTCGCCAGCCTGCAGTGGGTGCTGCAACACACCGAGTTCGGCCGCACGGTGCGCGCCACCGCCGATTTTCCGGACGTGGTGCGACTCATGGGCGTGAAGCCCGAGCGCGTGTTCTGCCAGGTGATGGGGCTGGCGGCGGCCTTCGCCATGGGCGCGGGCTACCTGCTGGCACAGCGCACGCTGTTCACGCCGTTCTCGGGCGTGGAGCGCATGTTGGTGGCGTTCGAGGTGGTGATCATCGGCGGCCTGGGTTCGTTCTGGGGCGCCATCGCGGGGGGCCTGGTGCTGGGTGTGGCCCAGCTCTTCGGCCAGCGCATCGACTCCAACGCCGGTTCGCTCTACGCGCACCTGCTGTTCCTGATCACCCTGATGGTTCGCCCCAAGGGCCTGGCCGGAGGTCGCGCATGA
- a CDS encoding ABC transporter ATP-binding protein, with amino-acid sequence MPLLDIQQLDVFYGDFQAISGVGLSLAAGEVLALIGANGAGKTTLLRALTGLHPPRAGRIRFDGADVTGLPAEALARRGIAMVPEGRMLFPSLTVEENLHMGTLTRRQGPWTLGAVYEVFPVLKDLRQRNAMQLSGGQQQMVAIGRALLSNPRLLICDELSLGLAPLIVEEIYRTFERIRGADLSIVLVEQDVARACAVSDQVTCLLKGQVTLQGASRDIALAQVTAAYFGE; translated from the coding sequence ATGCCGCTGCTTGACATCCAACAGCTGGACGTGTTCTACGGCGACTTCCAGGCCATCTCGGGCGTGGGCCTGTCGCTGGCGGCGGGCGAGGTGCTCGCCCTCATCGGCGCCAACGGCGCGGGCAAGACCACGCTGCTGCGCGCGCTCACCGGCCTGCACCCGCCGCGCGCGGGCCGCATCCGCTTTGACGGTGCCGACGTGACCGGCCTGCCCGCCGAAGCCCTGGCCCGCCGGGGCATCGCCATGGTGCCCGAGGGCCGCATGCTGTTCCCCTCGCTCACGGTGGAGGAAAACCTGCACATGGGCACGCTCACGCGGCGCCAAGGCCCCTGGACGCTGGGCGCCGTGTACGAGGTGTTCCCGGTGCTCAAAGACCTGCGCCAGCGCAACGCCATGCAGCTCTCGGGCGGACAGCAGCAGATGGTGGCCATCGGCCGCGCGCTGCTGAGCAACCCGCGCCTGCTGATCTGCGACGAGCTCTCGCTGGGCCTGGCGCCGCTGATCGTGGAAGAGATCTACCGCACCTTCGAACGCATCCGTGGCGCGGACCTGTCCATCGTGCTGGTGGAGCAGGACGTGGCCCGCGCCTGTGCGGTGTCCGACCAGGTCACCTGCCTGCTCAAGGGCCAGGTCACGCTGCAGGGCGCCAGCCGGGACATCGCGCTCGCGCAAGTGACCGCGGCCTATTTTGGGGAATGA